A window of Deltaproteobacteria bacterium contains these coding sequences:
- a CDS encoding NADH-quinone oxidoreductase subunit B/C/D, producing MGLERPKSLTPPRHLLDPVINWAHANSLWPLYFGLSCCFMEMAAVLTSRYDIARFGSEVIRPSPRQGDLLIIAGTVFKKIAPVVLRLYKQMAEPKWVMSMGSCSNTGGMYDAYSVVQGVNQILPVDVYIPGCPPRPEAILMGLDVLQKKIRGESPARSVFHSGYGTQGTTAPVLVDGKSKSRDPRGPGMEEIPVRGTSTTPPDFSGSRTDLMWTPPAPPFKPSPEEKELADALYARFGESLRTGEPSVDMPTFAVAAKDLNAILRYLKHEAKPRFARLEDYTAIDESARGDRDRYPDFTLVHHLLAFDPPMRLRLEVPLSGKRPETSSISDIWPSANWYEREIYDMFGINFTGHPNLKRLIMPHDWEGHPLRKSYPGRATEIAPYDLAAAETHDPLGAETYHPGVDVAEEILLNIGPHHTATHGLMRFIARLKGERIVDLDMDVGYHHRSVEKIGERQSWHQFIPYTDRVDYTAGAANNLPYLLAVEKLAGITVPERAQFIRVMLSELFRLSNHLAYIGIFAHALGAMTPTFYTFRERELILDIVESITGGRLHPAWFRIGGVAADLPDGWKEAIDAFLKIFPGRIRDYENLTVNNPIVKARTRGIGRLPLDEAIDWGVSGPNLRASGFAWDLRKRMPYSGYERFDFEVPTDTAGDCYARFCMRIQECYESAKIIRQAADNMPGGAYVTDDYRYAVPVRKHMLNDIESLIHHFVNVTRGPKIPPGQAYAACEIPRGEQGYYLVSDGKGCPYRLHVRGPSFTNVQILPLISRGLPISDFIANISSVDYTLPDIDR from the coding sequence TTGGGGCTCGAGAGACCAAAAAGTCTGACACCGCCCCGGCACCTGCTGGACCCCGTTATCAACTGGGCGCATGCCAACAGCTTGTGGCCCCTTTATTTCGGCCTGTCATGCTGTTTTATGGAAATGGCGGCCGTGCTGACGTCGCGATACGATATCGCACGATTCGGATCTGAAGTCATTCGTCCCTCTCCCCGCCAGGGAGACCTCCTCATTATAGCCGGGACCGTATTCAAAAAAATCGCTCCGGTCGTGCTGCGCCTCTACAAGCAGATGGCGGAACCGAAATGGGTGATGTCAATGGGATCGTGCTCAAACACCGGCGGCATGTATGACGCCTACAGCGTCGTTCAGGGGGTCAACCAGATTCTGCCGGTGGACGTTTACATTCCCGGCTGTCCGCCGCGCCCTGAAGCCATCCTCATGGGGCTCGATGTTCTGCAGAAAAAAATCAGGGGTGAGAGCCCGGCACGTTCGGTATTTCATTCCGGATATGGAACCCAGGGAACCACCGCCCCGGTTTTAGTGGACGGCAAAAGCAAATCGCGCGACCCCAGAGGCCCGGGCATGGAGGAGATCCCCGTGCGGGGGACCTCGACGACCCCCCCTGATTTTTCGGGCAGCCGCACCGATCTCATGTGGACGCCGCCGGCGCCACCGTTCAAACCGTCACCCGAAGAAAAAGAACTTGCCGATGCGCTGTACGCCCGTTTCGGCGAATCTTTACGAACCGGCGAGCCGTCAGTCGACATGCCGACCTTTGCGGTGGCCGCAAAAGATCTCAACGCGATTTTACGATATTTAAAGCATGAGGCCAAGCCACGCTTCGCAAGACTCGAAGACTACACAGCCATCGATGAATCCGCACGCGGCGACCGGGATCGATATCCTGACTTTACCCTTGTGCACCACCTCCTGGCATTCGATCCCCCCATGCGTCTGCGCTTAGAGGTACCGCTGTCGGGCAAACGGCCCGAAACCTCGAGCATCAGCGATATCTGGCCGTCGGCGAACTGGTACGAACGTGAGATCTACGACATGTTCGGCATCAATTTTACGGGACACCCGAACCTCAAGCGGCTTATCATGCCGCATGACTGGGAAGGGCATCCCTTGAGGAAATCCTATCCGGGGCGTGCCACGGAGATCGCACCCTATGATTTGGCGGCTGCTGAAACACATGACCCGCTGGGTGCCGAAACCTATCACCCCGGGGTGGACGTTGCGGAGGAAATACTGCTCAATATCGGCCCGCACCACACCGCGACCCACGGGTTGATGCGGTTTATCGCCCGTTTGAAGGGGGAGCGCATTGTCGACCTCGACATGGACGTGGGGTATCACCACCGGTCTGTCGAGAAGATCGGCGAGCGCCAGTCCTGGCACCAGTTCATCCCCTACACCGACCGCGTGGACTACACGGCCGGCGCAGCCAACAATCTGCCCTATCTGCTCGCAGTGGAGAAATTGGCCGGCATAACGGTGCCGGAACGGGCACAATTCATTCGCGTCATGTTGAGTGAGCTTTTCCGTTTGAGCAACCATCTTGCCTATATCGGTATTTTTGCCCACGCCCTCGGCGCAATGACACCTACGTTTTATACCTTTCGTGAAAGGGAGTTGATCCTGGATATCGTGGAGTCGATAACCGGCGGACGGCTGCACCCGGCATGGTTTCGCATCGGCGGCGTGGCAGCAGATCTTCCCGACGGATGGAAGGAGGCCATCGATGCCTTTCTAAAAATTTTTCCCGGGCGGATCCGCGATTACGAAAATCTGACCGTCAACAATCCGATCGTCAAGGCGCGCACCAGGGGAATCGGCAGGCTGCCCCTGGATGAAGCCATAGACTGGGGTGTCAGCGGGCCTAATCTGAGGGCAAGCGGCTTTGCGTGGGACCTGCGCAAAAGAATGCCCTATTCAGGGTATGAGCGCTTCGATTTCGAGGTGCCCACAGATACCGCGGGAGACTGCTATGCCCGTTTCTGCATGCGTATTCAGGAATGCTACGAGAGCGCCAAGATCATTCGGCAGGCGGCCGACAACATGCCCGGCGGCGCTTATGTAACCGATGACTACCGGTATGCCGTTCCGGTGCGCAAACATATGCTGAATGATATCGAAAGCCTGATTCACCACTTCGTCAACGTGACACGCGGACCCAAAATCCCGCCGGGGCAGGCGTATGCGGCATGCGAGATTCCCCGGGGAGAACAAGGCTATTACCTGGTCAGCGACGGCAAGGGCTGCCCCTACCGGCTGCATGTGAGGGGCCCCAGCTTCACCAATGTCCAGATACTGCCGCTGATATCCCGGGGGCTGCCGATTTCCGACTTTATCGCCAATATCAGTTCGGTCGATTACACGCTGCCGGATATCGATCGGTAA